In Bos mutus isolate GX-2022 chromosome 10, NWIPB_WYAK_1.1, whole genome shotgun sequence, a single window of DNA contains:
- the DNAAF2 gene encoding protein kintoun, whose amino-acid sequence MAKEAASSPLEDLDLSGEEVQQLTSAFQDPEFRRMFSEYAEELTDPENRRRYEEEITALERERGVEVRFVHPEPGHVLRTSLDGTRRCFVNVCSNALVGAPSSQPGSGSAVSGRQWSLPYSLAPGREYAWGRGTRYTVYDVVFHPDAIALARRHERFRQMLDATALEAVEKQFGVKLDRRNAKTLKIKYKGTPDAAVLRTPLPGGAPARPEGEPESPFPDFPYPYRYPAAGASAAVPRPQAPSPPEAFRQPAPTEPRYSVVQRHHVDLQDYRCSRDSAPGTVPQELVVTIELPLLRSAEQAALEVTGKLLCLDSRKPDYRLRLSLPYPVDDSRGKAQFNKARRQLVVTLPVAPTASRPEPAASPEEAADPPGTDGAACASACRGEAGPAGVCAGDAISGPSRTRAADAGITTPDAPGKERVAKSEERDFGGQEISTTGTREEPPSGAGNSPGDRGGGALSTSCGDLDAGLSVGSASVRPTLGVEARETREGTGREPAYQAMGGPGTDRGEALCPPLQCSQDEESLTLLVQVPWILLQSLQGEVNPLWYKLSFSTQDLVYYSFFLQFTPENKLSTKEPEVSISSNNAVINLAKSPECHGYWREWYYGLNNYCLEERLFVNEDNVNEFLEEVLSPPFRQTLPLTPPLIEVLQVTDSKIEIHAKLQECSNSEQLHEKEERVHEGSPLTEKENTEHATISTTDSASSVAVTVLEADRCGSATCLQQGALDVSQKLFAESQQPKSEKEREFIKDKSAVYANERKDNLKEPVITEEKELDGNHPSSLLNKTAVRNTPGFDHIKETNMQDGSVQIIKDHVTHCSFSFQNNLLYDLD is encoded by the exons ATGGCCAAGGAGGCAGCTTCTTCGCCGCTAGAAGACTTGGATCTTAGTGGAGAGGAGGTCCAGCAGCTCACCTCCGCCTTCCAGGACCCGGAGTTCCGGCGAATGTTCTCCGAGTACGCCGAGGAGCTCACGGACCCTGAGAACCGGCGACGCTACGAGGAGGAGATCACGGCGCTGGAGCGTGAGCGCGGAGTGGAGGTGCGGTTCGTGCACCCGGAGCCGGGCCACGTATTGCGCACCAGCCTGGACGGGACCCGGCGCTGCTTCGTGAACGTGTGCAGCAACGCGCTGGTGGGCGCGCCCAGCAGCCAGCCCGGCTCTGGGAGCGCGGTGTCCGGCAGACAGTGGTCCCTGCCCTACAGCCTGGCCCCCGGCCGCGAGTACGCGTGGGGGCGCGGCACCCGCTACACTGTCTACGACGTGGTCTTCCACCCAGACGCGATCGCGCTGGCCCGGCGCCACGAGCGCTTTCGCCAGATGCTGGACGCCACGGCCCTGGAGGCCGTGGAGAAGCAGTTCGGCGTGAAGTTGGACCGGAGGAACGCCAAGACCCTGAAGATCAAGTACAAGGGGACCCCGGATGCCGCCGTACTGCGCACGCCCCTGCCCGGAGGCGCGCCGGCCCGGCCCGAGGGGGAGCCGGAGAGCCCTTTCCCCGATTTCCCCTACCCCTACCGATACCCGGCGGCCGGCGCGAGCGCTGCAGTCCCCCGGCCTCAGGCTCCCTCCCCTCCGGAGGCCTTCCGGCAGCCCGCCCCCACCGAGCCTCGCTACAGCGTGGTGCAGCGCCACCACGTGGACCTCCAGGATTACCGCTGCTCCCGGGACTCGGCGCCCGGCACCGTGCCGCAAGAGCTGGTGGTTACCATCGAGCTGCCGTTGCTGCGATCGGCCGAGCAGGCGGCGCTGGAGGTGACGGGGAAGCTGCTGTGCCTTGATTCAAGGAAGCCCGACTACCGGCTGCGACTTTCGCTCCCGTACCCGGTGGATGACAGCCGCGGCAAAGCACAGTTCAACAAGGCCCGGCGGCAGCTGGTGGTGACACTTCCCGTGGCGCCTACCGCTTCGCGCCCGGAGCCCGCCGCGTCCCCGGAAGAGGCAGCCGACCCGCCAGGAACTGACGGCGCAGCGTGCGCTTCCGCTTGCCGCGGGGAGGCGGGCCCGGCGGGGGTTTGTGCTGGGGACGCAATCTCAGGTCCCAGCCGAACCCGGGCTGCAGACGCCGGGATCACAACTCCGGACGCCCCCGGGAAGGAGCGCGTCGCAAAATCCGAGGAACGGGATTTCGGCGGGCAAGAGATATCAACCACGGGGACCCGGGAGGAGCCGCCTTCAGGAGCCGGGAACTCACCTGGGGACCGTGGCGGAGGCGCTCTTAGTACTTCCTGTGGGGACCTCGACGCGGGCCTTTCTGTAGGGAGCGCGAGCGTGCGCCCGACCCTCGGCGTGGAGGCGCGCGAGACGCGGGAAGGCACCGGCAGGGAGCCGGCTTATCAAGCGATGGGTGGTCCAGGGACCGACCGCGGCGAAGCTTTGTGCCCGCCTTTGCAGTGTAGTCAGGATGAAGAATCCCTGACACTGCTCGTTCAAGTGCCTTGGATCCTGCTTCAAAGTCTTCAAGGGGAAGTGAACCCCCTCTGGTACAAATTGTCTTTCTCTACCCAAGACTTAGTTTATTATTCCTTCTTTTTGCAATTTACTCCAGAGAATAAATTGAGTACCAAAGAACCAGAGGTTAGCATTTCTTCCAACAATGCAGTGATAAACCTGGCCAAGTCTCCAGAATGCCATGGATACTGGAGAGAGTGGTATTACGGTTTAAACAACTATTGTTTGGAG gaaagGTTATTTGTCAATGAAGACAATGTTAATGAGTTTCTTGAAGAGGTCCTGAGCCCTCCATTCAGACAGACATTACCCCTGACTCCACCATTAATTGAAGTTCTTCAGGTTACTGACAGTAAGATTGAAATACATGCAAAG TTGCAAGAATGCAGTAACTCTGAGCAGcttcatgaaaaagaagaaagagtccATGAAGGAAGTcctttaacagaaaaagaaaatacagaacatGCTACCATTTCAACAACTGATTCTGCTTCATCTGTAGCAGTCACAGTCCTAGAAGCAGACCGTTGTGGTTCAGCCACGTGCTTGCAACAAGGGGCTCTTGATGTTTCTCAGAAGCTGTTTGCAGAGTCTCAGCAACCTAAGTCAGAAAAGGAACGTGaatttataaaagacaaaagtgCTGTTTatgcaaatgaaagaaaagataacTTAAAAGAACCAGTAATAACTGAAGAGAAAGAACTGGATGGAAACCACCCATCTTCGTTACTGAACAAAACTGCAGTTCGCAATACACCTGGTTTTGACCACATAAAGGAAACCAATATGCAGGATGGTAGTGTGCAGATCATTAAAGATCATGTGACTCACTGCTCATTCAGTTTTCAGAATAATTTGCTTTATGACTTGGATTaa